One Mycolicibacterium fortuitum subsp. fortuitum genomic window carries:
- a CDS encoding nitroreductase family protein, whose product MTVEPPLNLSVDELLTTTRSVRKRLDFEKPVSREVLMECLDLALQAPTGSNAQDWQWVFVEDPAKKKALADIYRSNANPYLDQPKPQRGDIRDEQIGAVMSSAKYLAENFEKAPVLLIPCLKGRPDGAPAGMSASFWGSLLPAVWSFMLALRSRGLGSAWTTLHLLGEGEKQAAELLGIPFDGYSQAGLFPVAYTVGTDFKKAKRLPAEQFSHWDSW is encoded by the coding sequence ATGACAGTCGAACCGCCGCTGAACTTGTCCGTTGACGAACTGCTCACCACCACGCGCTCGGTGCGCAAACGCCTCGACTTCGAGAAGCCGGTCTCGCGCGAGGTGCTCATGGAGTGCCTCGACCTGGCGCTACAGGCTCCGACCGGGTCGAATGCACAAGACTGGCAATGGGTTTTCGTCGAGGACCCGGCAAAGAAAAAGGCGTTGGCCGACATCTACCGGTCCAACGCCAACCCCTATCTCGATCAGCCGAAGCCGCAACGCGGTGACATCCGCGACGAGCAGATCGGCGCGGTCATGAGCTCCGCCAAGTACCTCGCGGAGAACTTCGAGAAGGCGCCGGTGCTGCTGATCCCGTGCCTCAAGGGCCGCCCCGACGGTGCTCCGGCGGGCATGAGCGCATCATTTTGGGGTTCGCTGCTACCTGCGGTGTGGAGCTTCATGTTGGCGTTGCGGTCGAGGGGTCTCGGCTCGGCCTGGACGACGCTGCATCTGCTCGGTGAGGGCGAGAAGCAGGCCGCCGAGCTGCTCGGGATTCCGTTCGATGGGTACTCCCAGGCGGGTCTGTTCCCTGTCGCCTACACGGTGGGCACCGATTTCAAGAAGGCCAAGCGCCTTCCCGCCGAGCAGTTCTCGCACTGGGACAGTTGGTGA
- a CDS encoding tRNA (cytidine(34)-2'-O)-methyltransferase produces MFRVMFFSPRIAPNTGNAIRMVAGTGCELHLVEPLGFDLSEPKLRRAGLDYHDLASVTVHADLAAAWRALMPARVYAFTAHASTSFTDVAYQPGDVLMFGPEPTGLDAQTLADPNITAQVRIPMLAGRRSLNLSNAAAVAAYEAWRQHGFAGGV; encoded by the coding sequence ATGTTCCGGGTGATGTTCTTTTCTCCCCGCATCGCACCCAACACCGGCAATGCGATCCGGATGGTGGCGGGGACGGGATGCGAGCTGCATCTGGTCGAGCCGTTGGGGTTCGACCTGTCCGAGCCCAAGCTGCGTCGGGCCGGCCTGGACTACCACGACCTGGCATCGGTGACGGTGCATGCCGACCTGGCTGCGGCGTGGCGCGCGCTGATGCCGGCCCGCGTTTATGCCTTCACCGCTCACGCGTCGACGTCGTTCACCGATGTCGCCTACCAACCGGGCGACGTGCTGATGTTCGGTCCGGAACCCACCGGACTGGACGCACAAACTCTGGCCGACCCCAATATCACCGCGCAGGTGCGCATTCCGATGCTCGCGGGCAGACGGTCACTGAATTTGTCGAATGCGGCAGCCGTCGCCGCCTATGAGGCGTGGCGCCAACACGGATTCGCCGGCGGCGTCTAG